The genome window ACCTGTTCCGGGGACTTTTTGGATTTCCTCTTGGTGAACTGGATGCTTTCCTGCCGCCGAGAGATTACGGCAATCCCGCATCCATATCGATGTTTTCTGCAGCAGCGGTGGGAGAAGAAGAGAGATGGCTCACGAATTACGCAGAAGCTCTCTCTCTGGCAAGAACTGAAAACCGGTCGATTTTTGTCGACTTTACCGGATATACGTGCACCAATTGCCGATGGATGGAATCCAATGTGTTCACCCGGCCCGAGATAAAGAGTCTTTTCGAGCAGTTGATTCTTGTGAAACTCTATACCGATGGACCCAAGCCGGAACATGAAGAGAACCTTCGCTTTGAGCAGGAGCGGTTTGGCACTATCGCGTTGCCATTTTACGCGCTCATGTCTCCAGAGGACCTGATCATTGATACTTTGCCCGGCCTCACGAGGAATGTTGACAAATTTACCAATTTCCTCAGGAAAGGAATCCGCAAGGGCCAGCTCGCAACCTTTTCAGAATGAGGTCTGGCATCATATACTTCGGACCGGGGTATTTCCATGAGGAAGTGAAAAATGCTTAACACCAGAAAGCTCTTACTTCTGGCATCCGCACTCACTATTCTCCTTGTCGCCGGGATTATCGCGACGGAGAAGGAATGGTCCGGAGAACTGGATGCCTCCGGGGCGACAATGAATCTCCCTGGAAGCGCGGATGTCGCGGGGACAAAGGCACCGGATTTCACTCTGACCGACCTGGAGGGGGATTCCGTGTCATTGTCTGACTTCAAAGGCAAGGTGGTCATATTGAACTTTTGGGCCACCTGGTGTGCCCCGTGCCGTGAGGAGATACCAGGGTTCATAGATCTCCAAACGAAATATGAAGATGACATCGTCATCCTGGGCATTTCTGTAGATGAGGATGGTTCCGAAGTGGTTCCTCGCTTTGTCGAGAGATTTGGAGTCAACTACCCCGTCCTTTACGCAAGCGCAAAAGTAATAAGCGATTACGGTGGCATTACAGGTATCCCAACTTCATTTGTCCTGGACCGCGACCTCCTCATACAACGCCTCTATGTGGGATATCGGCCGTTGTTCATGTTCGAGCGGGATATTGAGTTACTGATCTAGTCTAAAGGTCTGGAGTACAGCACAAATCGTTCAGCTCAATAAGAGAATCTCAGTTTCTATTTTCGTCCTTTGCTGCCTCATCTGGCTGCCGGGCAGTAAGTCAGGTCTAACGGACTACTGGCAACAGTGGGTCCATTACGACATGGAGGTTCACCTCGATCCAGATCAACATCTTCTGAAAGGTGAATCCACCATTACTTACGCAAATAACTCTCCCGATACGCTTGACAGTATTTACTTGCACCTGTATCCCAACGCTTTTCAGGAAGGCTCTGTCAAATATCGTGAATTCCAAAGGGTACGGTTTGCGGGCGGTATATCGCAAGATAATCCAAGCTACATAGAGGTCCTTGATTTCGAAATAGCCGGGGAGAACGGTCTCCTTTCGTCTGATTTCAAGATTGATGATAGTATCCTCTCTGCCACGTTACCTCAACCTGCGGCGCCTGGCGATACTTTGGTGGTCACGTTGTCCTGGGAACACAAAATACGTGAACGGGCGGGGCGAATGGGATACTCCGGGGAGCAGTACGACATGGCTCAATGGTACCCGAAGATGGTGGTATACGATGACAAGGGTTGGCACAACGTTCCATTTCATGCCATAGGGGAATTCTACGGCGAGTTCGGAGATTATGATGTTACGATTGGTATTCCTGAAAAATACATTGTGGGAGCTACGGGAGTAGTGGTACAGGGAGACCCCGGCTGGACGTCAGTGAGTGTGGACACGGCGATGGAGTTTTCGGAGTGGCTCGCGTCCCGGGACACAGTAGAGAGGGATTCGGCGGCACGGCGAATTGTCACGTTTCACGGAGAGGACATTCACGACTTCGCCTGGATTGCATCTCCCACGTTTGTCTACGAGCCTGGTGAATGGAACGGTATCGACGTTCATGTTCTTTACAATGCATCGGTAGGAGAAAAATGGACCCGAGTGGTTCGGGAACGGTCCGAAAGGGCTCTGGAATGGCTGAGTACGAGGTTTGGTCCCTATCCATATCCCCAGGTGACCGTGACACACGCCATGCGCGGCGGTGGAATGGAATATCCCATGCTGGTCATGAATGGAACCGAATCAGAAGGATTGATTGTTCACGAGATAGGTCATATCTGGTTTTACGGGATTCTCGGGAATAATGAGGTAGATGAGCCGTGGCTGGACGAAGGATTCACTACGTTTCAAACTCGATGGTATCTGGAAGATCGATATCCGCCGTATGGTCTTGATCTGGAAAGTTCGAGTCGATACAACGATTTTCAGAAGCGGTTCTGGAGTTTCAACTCGATTTCTGAAAGGTCGCAGTGGAGCGTAATCCGTTTCATGACGAGTGGACATGATAGACCTATAGCGACCAAGTCTTACCATTCTCCAGGATACAACGTCTACCGCCAGAATGCCTACACCAAACCGTCCCTGATGCTCCAATCCCTTCGGTCCGCTCTGGGGGAAGAAGTATTCGACGAAGCAATGAAAACCTACTATGCGCGATGGAAGCTTAAGCATCCCAACGAAAAAAGATTTCGCGATACTATGGAAGAGGTGAGCGGACAGGATCTCGACTGGTTTTTTGACTCCTGGCTTCACAGCACATTCCAATGCGACTACGCTCTCAAAGGCTGGAAGAAGAAGCGCCTGGAAGATGGAAGCTATGAGGTGACTGCTACCATTGTCAATCGGGCCAATATGTTTTACCCTCTGGAAATTGATGTCGCTCTCGCGAACGGCGATACGTTCCGAACCCGTTGGACGGACTATCTCTGGCGCTGGAAGGATGAGGTCACGTTTGCGGTCCCCTCAAGACCTGAAAGAATTGTCCTCGATCCTGATAATGAAACGCTCGACATGAACCTTTTGAACAATTCTTCGGGTCTTCCCCCTTATAGAGTCGTCTTCAACTGGCCCGGGATGGCCTTTTCGCCAAGGGATGGTTATGCGTTAAAGTGGAATCCTCTCCTATGGTACCACAAGAATGATGGCCTCAAGCCGGGACTATCCCTACTGAGGACTTACGGTCATTGGACTCGGTTGGAAATGTCCCTCACAGCCGGGGTGAAGTCCAAACGGGTTCACGGTAAGGCTCATTATTCGAAATCGTTAAGCTTTTTCCTGCCTTCACTCACGTTTTCTGCCAGTGGATACAGTTTGGAGGGCGTCAGGGGTGCCGGTCTGGATTTGGATTACAGATGGAACAGATATTACGGTTATCCACCGCACCATACCGCTCACTTCGGTCTCTACGTAACAGATGCGGATGGTACTGACTACACTGATCTGTACGAATCTGGAACCGTCACGGTTTTCTATGGAAAGTACGCCGCTCGGGCGGATCTGGGACAATTTGGTGGGATTCTCAATCTTGGAGTTTTCTCCGCTCCGGGGGGTTTGGGAGATTGGACCTTTGCCCGCCTTGTATCCGATCTTGAACTGCGTGGCCGAGCGTCAGGATTCAGTTTTGCGGGCAGGTTCATCGCCGGCTACAGCCTCGCGAACAGTGGGGGGCTGCCGGTCCAGGAAAAGTTCACCGTCCATGGGGCCGGTTCCGGTGACTATTTCTCGAAACCGTATCTTCGTCATTCCTCCTCCATGTACAACATCGAACTTGGTGAGAACGATTTTCTGAGAAATCATTTTCACCTTTACGGAGACGCAAATCTCCGGGGGTATTATGAGCACGGATTCGAAGGTGCAGAGAATCTGGTAGCGGCGACGGCTGAGCTCTCCCGTTCTCTTCCAATTCCGGTTCTGAATTCATCTGCCCGTCTGTTTTTCGACGGGGGTTGGCTCTGGAGTGAGGTGGATAATCTTGATGGCCAGCTGCTCACAGACTCGGGATTCGGGTTCACATTGAGAAAACGAGTTATTGGAGCCGATTTGAAGTTCCGGATAGATTTCCCGTTCTGGCTAAACACGGAGGCCGACGCGCCGGAAGGGATCAGAAAGATCGACTTCTCCCGGTGGGTGTTCGGGTTTGATGCTGGTCTCCCATGATGATTTCCACGTGATTGCTCCAACGGGGTCATGCCATTCAACCTGCACAACGACTTTCCCGCAGGCCTTGCCGCCGGCGCCCCGGCATAAGACGCACCACCTAAATTTTCCCTGAAACTTTCGTTTAGGTTTTACATTGAACATGTGGATTTGAAGGAGAAGATATGAAAAAACAGCTAACAGTTGCTTTCACAACACTCTTTTCCGTATCGCTTTGGGCACAGCTACCGTCACAAAAGGAGTTCAGCCAGATGTTCTCTCAAGTGGTAAAAGAAGTGGGCCCGGCGGTGGTTACCATCACGAGTGCCAAGATTGTCAAGAGGGAAGGACGGAGGTTCCGTCACCAATTCGAAGATTTTTTCGGTGAAGATTTCTTCCGCTTCTATTACGACAACCCGGACGGAGATATGAGAAGCACCGTTCTGGGTTCTGGTGTCATCGTGGATGCTGAGAACGGATACGTTCTCACAAACAACCATGTGGTTGAAAATGCTGATGAGATTACTGTACTTCTCATGGACGAGAGGGAGTTTTCCGCCGAAATTGTGGGCAGGGATTCACAAAGTGAAGTTGCGGTTCTTCGCATCGACGCGGACGATTTGACAGCGGCAAGAATGGGAGATTCCGACCGATTGGGTGTGGGAGAATGGGTTCTTGCCATCGGCAGCCCTTTCTCGCAGAATTTAAGTCACACCGTTACCGCGGGGATAGTGAGCGCCAAGGGCCGAAGTCAAGTTCTGGGGGGCGTTAATTACCAGGACTTCATTCAAACTGATGCAGCCATCAATCCTGGCAACAGTGGTGGTGCTCTCGTAAATCTGGAGGGGGAACTGGTGGCGATCAATACTGCCATCGCAACCGGAGGCTTTTCCCGCGGGAACGTGGGAATTGGCTTCGCCATCCCCATCAATCTGGCGAAAACCATCATGACGGATCTGATTACTGAAGGACGCGTCATCAGGGCCTGGCTGGGCGTCTACATTCAGGACGTAAATGACGGTATTGCGAAAGCGCTGGGACTCTCTGACCGTGAGGGCGTTGTTGTTCTGAGAGTTCAAGATGATAGTCCTGCTGAAGATGCGGGGATCGAAGTGGAAGATGTGATTGTTGAATTCAACGGTGCAAAGGTGAGGGATGTGGCTCATCTGAAGAACCTGGTGTCTACAACTCGTCCGGGGACGCGGGTTGCACTGGAGTTGATTCGTAGCGGTAAACCAAAGACGTTGCGCGTGCGTCTCGATGAATTCCCTTCGGAAGAGAAGGTTCTCGCTTCCAGCGAGAGAATGTCACCGGAGCTGGGTGTCAGGGTGGAGGACATTACCCCCACGTACGCGAGAAGATTGAACCTCGATGAAGATAAGTCCGGTGTAGTTGTGGCTGAAGTCAGCCCAAACAGCGCCGCCGCCCGGGCGGGAATACAAACCGGTGACCTGATTACCCGCATCGGGGGAAAGGACATTTCTTCCAGGCGAGAATTCCAGAAAGCCGTAAAACAGCAGAAAAAAGGATCTACAATTCTTTTCCTCGTCTACAGACCTGGCAGAGGGTCGATGTTCATACCTGTTGAGAATCAATAGTCGCAGTTTCTAGTCCCCGGGTTCAATCTCATAGAGCTCCTTGGAGCTCTTTTGCTATTCCCCGAAAGAAGAGGTGGTTCATGGCCGGATTTAGAAATACGTCTGGGAGTTTAGAGTGCCTTACGCTAATTTGGCAGTGGCCGGTTCAAGACCTGATTCTGACCGGTTCGTAACGATGCAAACCACTCATGTTCAGCGAATTGGTCTCCCATGAATCGCTCTGAATTTCTGGGGCTTCCTTTACGGGCGAGGGAGGCTCTCTCTGATGAATTTTCTTGAGGACAAGCAAGACCCCGAGTCATAATGTGGACCTGTCCATCATTATTCCCGTTTTCAACGAACGTGAAAAAATAGGAAAAGACGTAGAAGCGGCCGTTGCTTTCCTGAAGGCCCACGATTTCTCCGGGGAGGTCATCGTTGTGGATGACGGAAGTTCGGACGGAACCCCCGATCTGGTCAACACACTGCTCCCTCCTTCTGACATACCCGTCAAAATTATTCGTTATGCCCATCGTGGAAAGGGATTCACCTTGCGCAACGGGGTTATCAATGGACAGGGTGACTACATTATGTATACCGATAGCGGGGGCTGCGTACCCTTCGAGAATATTCTGCCCGGAATGGTCATGCTGAAAGAAGGACGATGCGATCTGGCTCATGGCTCCAGGAGGCTCAACGAAAGCAAGATTCTGCGACCCCATTCGTGGCATCGGCGAATTCTG of Candidatus Neomarinimicrobiota bacterium contains these proteins:
- a CDS encoding TlpA disulfide reductase family protein, which gives rise to MLNTRKLLLLASALTILLVAGIIATEKEWSGELDASGATMNLPGSADVAGTKAPDFTLTDLEGDSVSLSDFKGKVVILNFWATWCAPCREEIPGFIDLQTKYEDDIVILGISVDEDGSEVVPRFVERFGVNYPVLYASAKVISDYGGITGIPTSFVLDRDLLIQRLYVGYRPLFMFERDIELLI
- a CDS encoding M1 family metallopeptidase, with the translated sequence MEVHLDPDQHLLKGESTITYANNSPDTLDSIYLHLYPNAFQEGSVKYREFQRVRFAGGISQDNPSYIEVLDFEIAGENGLLSSDFKIDDSILSATLPQPAAPGDTLVVTLSWEHKIRERAGRMGYSGEQYDMAQWYPKMVVYDDKGWHNVPFHAIGEFYGEFGDYDVTIGIPEKYIVGATGVVVQGDPGWTSVSVDTAMEFSEWLASRDTVERDSAARRIVTFHGEDIHDFAWIASPTFVYEPGEWNGIDVHVLYNASVGEKWTRVVRERSERALEWLSTRFGPYPYPQVTVTHAMRGGGMEYPMLVMNGTESEGLIVHEIGHIWFYGILGNNEVDEPWLDEGFTTFQTRWYLEDRYPPYGLDLESSSRYNDFQKRFWSFNSISERSQWSVIRFMTSGHDRPIATKSYHSPGYNVYRQNAYTKPSLMLQSLRSALGEEVFDEAMKTYYARWKLKHPNEKRFRDTMEEVSGQDLDWFFDSWLHSTFQCDYALKGWKKKRLEDGSYEVTATIVNRANMFYPLEIDVALANGDTFRTRWTDYLWRWKDEVTFAVPSRPERIVLDPDNETLDMNLLNNSSGLPPYRVVFNWPGMAFSPRDGYALKWNPLLWYHKNDGLKPGLSLLRTYGHWTRLEMSLTAGVKSKRVHGKAHYSKSLSFFLPSLTFSASGYSLEGVRGAGLDLDYRWNRYYGYPPHHTAHFGLYVTDADGTDYTDLYESGTVTVFYGKYAARADLGQFGGILNLGVFSAPGGLGDWTFARLVSDLELRGRASGFSFAGRFIAGYSLANSGGLPVQEKFTVHGAGSGDYFSKPYLRHSSSMYNIELGENDFLRNHFHLYGDANLRGYYEHGFEGAENLVAATAELSRSLPIPVLNSSARLFFDGGWLWSEVDNLDGQLLTDSGFGFTLRKRVIGADLKFRIDFPFWLNTEADAPEGIRKIDFSRWVFGFDAGLP
- a CDS encoding DegQ family serine endoprotease: MKKQLTVAFTTLFSVSLWAQLPSQKEFSQMFSQVVKEVGPAVVTITSAKIVKREGRRFRHQFEDFFGEDFFRFYYDNPDGDMRSTVLGSGVIVDAENGYVLTNNHVVENADEITVLLMDEREFSAEIVGRDSQSEVAVLRIDADDLTAARMGDSDRLGVGEWVLAIGSPFSQNLSHTVTAGIVSAKGRSQVLGGVNYQDFIQTDAAINPGNSGGALVNLEGELVAINTAIATGGFSRGNVGIGFAIPINLAKTIMTDLITEGRVIRAWLGVYIQDVNDGIAKALGLSDREGVVVLRVQDDSPAEDAGIEVEDVIVEFNGAKVRDVAHLKNLVSTTRPGTRVALELIRSGKPKTLRVRLDEFPSEEKVLASSERMSPELGVRVEDITPTYARRLNLDEDKSGVVVAEVSPNSAAARAGIQTGDLITRIGGKDISSRREFQKAVKQQKKGSTILFLVYRPGRGSMFIPVENQ
- a CDS encoding glycosyltransferase, producing the protein MRTSKTPSHNVDLSIIIPVFNEREKIGKDVEAAVAFLKAHDFSGEVIVVDDGSSDGTPDLVNTLLPPSDIPVKIIRYAHRGKGFTLRNGVINGQGDYIMYTDSGGCVPFENILPGMVMLKEGRCDLAHGSRRLNESKILRPHSWHRRILSRIFRWFMISWMRIPGELTDTQCGFKIYTGNVARDLFGTCISNGFMFEVEIIIRAMRRGFRIKEFPVEWMADRDSRLRLWKNLPQGWLELVRIRKVLRGQK